In Shouchella patagoniensis, the following are encoded in one genomic region:
- the yqfC gene encoding sporulation protein YqfC, whose translation MNTFTNRMKKWIANHMQLPADVMMDLPRITMVGQLHIYIENHQGVLRFSNQELRLLLKQGQLLIKGNGFVLKTILPEELLLEGKIDQVMFIDDKEERKS comes from the coding sequence ATGAACACATTTACAAATCGGATGAAAAAGTGGATTGCGAACCATATGCAGCTTCCGGCAGATGTCATGATGGATCTGCCTCGAATTACAATGGTCGGACAGTTGCACATTTATATAGAGAACCATCAAGGTGTCTTGCGCTTTTCGAACCAAGAACTACGTTTATTATTGAAACAAGGTCAGTTATTAATAAAAGGAAATGGTTTTGTATTAAAAACAATATTACCTGAAGAGTTGCTGTTGGAAGGTAAGATTGACCAAGTGATGTTTATTGATGATAAAGAAGAAAGAAAAAGTTAG
- a CDS encoding AAA family ATPase: MENSFREHLEEAALWRNRLTGNIEQPLTEAGAKELGRLAFLRFERRQELDTFMKKWIQEVAGFNEVNEDLKELQKKAQLAKWQQEKVLQKEWPLLRETDQSRIKKQETKQISEQAEQFIQDVSNGGQFLDDHLVKTVIDKQMKLKETADAFLEGFQGNYYSKSLFAELKQEVSEMQVLSETFYDEITKQLGAENTKTSLVELDEMIGMAKVKERVKKLYAFLKYQKERQKHGFQTSNLLNLNMIVTGNPGTGKTTIARLLASIYHELGVLEKPTVYEVDRSQLVAGYIGQTEEQTLAAIERASGGILFIDEAYSLRREGQAGNDYGQAVIDTLVSAMTSGAYAGTFAVILAGYPKEMRDFVRSNPGLSSRFPEQNHLHLLNYTSGELIQIAEKKALDHDFIFTETAIKAVEAEIERVKVDHTFGNARVVEDIVRDAIFEKGAEGYRETEADFVLLEHKHVKNNKVEANNDALEQLDQLIGLHEVKKELKKLTAFAKVKETRRRMELPVPPMPLHTVFTGPPGTGKTTVAQLYARALNQIGLLKRGHVLTVGRSDLVSGFVGQTAIKTNQVIEDALGGVLFIDEAYSLVQGGANDYGGEAITALTQAMTEYEEELVVIFAGYESEIELLLNSNPGLKSRVRKEINFPNYTSEELYAILMQKAEGYGYTLSEEAQTKVNDHFEQETIRGNGRYVAKFFEDLIQEQAVRMPDDETEVAKLMIINEESVMQVIGES; this comes from the coding sequence ATGGAGAACTCATTCAGAGAACATCTTGAGGAAGCGGCGTTGTGGAGGAATAGATTAACAGGTAACATAGAGCAACCGCTAACAGAAGCAGGAGCAAAAGAGCTCGGCCGCCTAGCTTTTCTCCGCTTTGAACGCCGGCAAGAGTTAGATACTTTTATGAAGAAATGGATCCAAGAAGTAGCTGGCTTTAATGAAGTGAATGAGGATTTAAAGGAACTCCAAAAAAAGGCGCAGTTGGCAAAGTGGCAGCAAGAGAAAGTGTTACAAAAAGAATGGCCTCTTTTAAGAGAGACGGACCAGTCGCGTATTAAAAAACAAGAGACAAAACAAATTAGTGAACAAGCAGAGCAATTTATCCAAGACGTATCTAACGGGGGGCAGTTTCTTGATGATCATTTAGTGAAGACGGTCATTGACAAACAAATGAAATTAAAAGAAACTGCTGATGCTTTTTTAGAGGGATTCCAAGGTAATTATTACTCAAAGAGCTTATTTGCTGAATTGAAACAAGAAGTGTCTGAGATGCAAGTGTTAAGCGAAACATTTTATGATGAGATAACAAAGCAATTAGGAGCGGAGAATACGAAAACGTCATTGGTCGAACTTGATGAAATGATTGGCATGGCGAAAGTAAAAGAGCGAGTGAAAAAACTGTACGCTTTTTTAAAGTATCAAAAAGAAAGACAGAAGCATGGTTTTCAAACAAGTAATCTTTTGAATTTAAATATGATCGTTACTGGTAATCCTGGAACTGGAAAGACGACGATTGCGCGTTTACTTGCTTCCATTTATCATGAACTTGGTGTGCTTGAAAAACCTACAGTCTATGAAGTGGATCGTTCTCAACTCGTTGCGGGCTATATTGGACAAACAGAAGAGCAGACACTTGCTGCTATTGAACGAGCTTCAGGAGGAATTTTATTTATTGATGAAGCGTATAGCTTAAGGCGAGAAGGTCAAGCCGGGAATGATTATGGGCAAGCTGTGATTGATACGTTAGTGTCTGCGATGACAAGTGGGGCGTATGCAGGTACATTCGCTGTGATTTTAGCAGGCTATCCAAAAGAAATGCGCGATTTTGTTCGTTCGAATCCAGGTTTAAGCAGTCGTTTTCCTGAACAAAACCACTTACATTTACTTAATTATACGAGTGGAGAACTTATTCAAATTGCAGAGAAAAAAGCGCTTGACCACGATTTTATTTTCACTGAGACAGCCATAAAGGCGGTCGAAGCAGAAATAGAACGAGTAAAAGTAGATCATACTTTTGGGAATGCAAGGGTCGTTGAGGATATTGTAAGGGATGCAATATTTGAGAAAGGAGCGGAAGGATACAGAGAAACAGAGGCGGATTTTGTATTGCTTGAACACAAACACGTTAAAAATAATAAAGTTGAAGCAAATAACGACGCATTAGAACAATTGGACCAATTAATTGGGTTGCATGAAGTAAAGAAAGAACTAAAAAAATTGACTGCGTTTGCTAAAGTTAAAGAAACGAGAAGGAGGATGGAATTACCGGTACCTCCAATGCCGTTGCATACTGTTTTCACAGGCCCCCCTGGAACTGGGAAAACGACTGTGGCTCAGCTTTATGCACGAGCATTAAATCAAATCGGACTACTTAAGCGAGGTCATGTACTAACTGTTGGCAGAAGTGATCTTGTCAGTGGCTTTGTTGGTCAAACAGCAATAAAAACGAATCAAGTTATTGAAGATGCACTAGGTGGGGTATTATTTATTGATGAGGCTTACTCGCTTGTTCAAGGTGGCGCAAATGACTATGGAGGCGAGGCAATTACGGCTTTAACCCAAGCAATGACCGAATATGAAGAAGAACTAGTTGTCATTTTTGCCGGTTATGAGAGCGAAATTGAACTTTTGCTAAATAGCAATCCAGGACTTAAATCACGAGTGAGAAAAGAGATTAACTTTCCTAATTACACGAGTGAAGAATTATATGCAATTTTAATGCAAAAAGCGGAAGGCTATGGGTATACATTGTCAGAAGAGGCGCAAACCAAAGTAAATGATCATTTTGAACAAGAAACAATTAGAGGAAACGGTCGCTATGTTGCAAAATTTTTTGAAGACCTCATTCAAGAACAAGCGGTTCGTATGCCTGACGATGAAACAGAGGTTGCGAAGTTGATGATTATTAACGAAGAAAGTGTCATGCAAGTGATTGGGGAGAGTTAA
- a CDS encoding GatB/YqeY domain-containing protein, with product MTLLERLNLDMKTAMRNKEKEKLSVIRMVKSSLQNEQIKLGRELTDDESNTVLNREVKQRKESLHEFKQANREDLASKQESELSVLEQYMPKQLTEDELVLIVKETVAETGAMSKADMGKVMGAIMPKVKGKADGGLVNRLVMEHLSN from the coding sequence TTGACTCTTCTTGAGAGGTTAAACCTGGATATGAAGACTGCGATGAGAAATAAGGAAAAAGAAAAACTTTCCGTTATTCGCATGGTGAAGTCCTCATTACAAAACGAGCAAATTAAGCTCGGACGTGAACTTACTGATGATGAAAGTAATACTGTTCTTAATCGTGAAGTAAAGCAGCGTAAAGAATCCCTCCATGAATTTAAGCAAGCGAATCGTGAAGATTTAGCATCTAAGCAAGAATCGGAACTATCCGTGCTTGAACAATATATGCCAAAACAATTAACGGAAGATGAACTTGTGTTAATTGTAAAAGAGACGGTAGCTGAAACTGGTGCTATGTCAAAGGCTGATATGGGCAAAGTGATGGGTGCGATTATGCCTAAAGTGAAGGGCAAAGCCGATGGCGGCCTTGTTAATCGACTGGTCATGGAGCATTTGTCTAATTAA
- a CDS encoding aldo/keto reductase produces MNKTKLGKSDVTVFPIGLGTNAVGGHNLYPNLDEETGKDLVRQSIKSGVNFLDTAFIYGEGRSEELIGEVLQEFNRDEVVIATKAAHKKVDGNYTLDNSPAFLKQSVEEALNRLQTDFIDLFYIHFPDEHTPKDEAVRALAELKQAGKIRAIGVSNFSLEQLKLANKHGDIDVFQGEYNLLNREAEKELFPYVTEHNISFIPYFPLVSGLLAGKYNKNTTFPEGDLRNSQKHFQGDAFLQNIEKVNRIADIAKKHKVDTAHIVLAWYLTRPEINILIPGAKQANQLVDNIKTLDVSLTESERTFIDQLFS; encoded by the coding sequence ATGAATAAAACGAAACTCGGAAAATCAGATGTAACTGTATTTCCAATTGGTCTTGGAACAAATGCTGTCGGTGGACATAATTTGTACCCAAATTTAGATGAAGAAACCGGTAAAGACCTTGTTCGTCAAAGTATTAAGAGCGGAGTGAACTTTTTAGACACAGCTTTTATTTACGGTGAAGGACGCTCTGAAGAATTAATTGGTGAAGTCTTGCAGGAATTTAATCGTGATGAAGTTGTCATTGCAACCAAAGCAGCACACAAAAAAGTAGATGGGAATTATACTTTAGACAACTCACCAGCATTTTTAAAACAGTCTGTTGAAGAGGCTCTGAATAGACTACAGACCGACTTTATTGACTTGTTTTACATTCATTTCCCTGATGAACACACACCTAAAGACGAGGCGGTTCGAGCTCTAGCTGAACTAAAGCAAGCCGGTAAAATACGCGCGATCGGTGTTTCTAATTTCAGCCTTGAACAGCTAAAGCTAGCAAATAAACATGGGGACATCGACGTTTTCCAAGGGGAATATAACTTACTAAACAGAGAAGCAGAAAAGGAATTGTTTCCTTATGTAACGGAACACAACATTTCCTTTATCCCTTACTTCCCTCTTGTATCAGGATTACTTGCTGGAAAATACAATAAAAACACAACATTTCCAGAAGGAGATTTACGGAACTCTCAAAAACATTTCCAAGGAGATGCATTTCTTCAAAATATCGAGAAAGTGAACCGTATTGCCGATATAGCAAAAAAGCATAAAGTTGACACTGCTCACATTGTGCTTGCCTGGTATTTGACCCGACCAGAAATTAACATATTAATCCCTGGGGCTAAACAGGCCAATCAGTTAGTAGATAATATTAAGACCCTCGATGTATCTTTAACTGAGAGTGAACGCACATTTATTGATCAATTGTTTTCTTAA
- the rpsU gene encoding 30S ribosomal protein S21, producing MAETRVRKNESIDAALRRFKRSLSKEGTLAEVKKRKHFEKPSVKRKKKSEAARKRKF from the coding sequence ATGGCAGAAACTCGTGTTCGCAAAAACGAATCGATTGATGCTGCACTTCGTCGCTTTAAGAGATCGCTCTCTAAAGAAGGAACGTTAGCTGAGGTAAAAAAACGTAAACACTTCGAAAAGCCAAGTGTAAAGCGTAAAAAGAAATCTGAAGCGGCTAGAAAACGCAAGTTCTAA
- the floA gene encoding flotillin-like protein FloA (flotillin-like protein involved in membrane lipid rafts), giving the protein MDDTTIVTLIIIAAVIILIAILFTFVPVALWISAIAAGVKIGIFELVGMRLRRVVPARVVNPLIKAVKAGLDLDSSRLEGHYLAGGNVDRVVNALIAAQRANIELTFERAAAIDLAGRDVLEAVQMSVNPKVIETPFIAGVAMDGIEVKAKARITVRANIDRLVGGAGEDTIIARVGEGIVSTIGSQKDHKKVLENPDMISQTVLSKGLDSGTAFEILSIDIADIDIGKNIGAELQTDQAEADKKIAQAKAEERRAMAVAQEQEMKARVEEMRAKVVEAEAEVPMALSEALRQGHMGVMDYMNYQNVMADTDMRDSISKASDGTGNQYPDNDPRNRNNK; this is encoded by the coding sequence ATGGATGATACAACAATCGTGACTCTCATTATTATCGCGGCAGTTATTATTCTAATTGCCATCTTGTTCACTTTTGTTCCAGTTGCACTATGGATTTCTGCCATTGCTGCTGGCGTTAAAATCGGCATTTTTGAATTAGTAGGGATGAGGCTTCGCCGGGTTGTTCCAGCAAGAGTGGTAAACCCACTAATTAAAGCAGTTAAAGCAGGTTTGGATCTAGACTCTTCTCGACTTGAAGGGCATTATCTTGCCGGGGGGAACGTCGACCGTGTTGTCAATGCATTGATTGCTGCGCAACGTGCGAATATTGAGTTGACGTTTGAACGAGCGGCTGCAATTGATCTTGCAGGACGTGATGTACTAGAAGCTGTGCAAATGAGTGTAAATCCTAAAGTAATTGAAACACCATTTATTGCGGGTGTTGCGATGGACGGGATCGAAGTAAAAGCAAAAGCAAGAATCACTGTTCGCGCGAATATTGACCGCCTTGTTGGTGGTGCGGGTGAAGATACGATCATCGCTCGTGTTGGTGAAGGGATTGTATCGACAATCGGTTCACAAAAAGATCACAAAAAAGTATTGGAAAATCCAGATATGATCTCACAAACAGTTCTTTCAAAAGGGCTTGATTCAGGAACTGCATTTGAAATCTTGTCAATTGATATCGCTGATATTGATATCGGTAAAAACATTGGCGCTGAACTTCAAACTGACCAAGCTGAAGCAGATAAGAAAATTGCTCAAGCGAAAGCAGAAGAACGTCGCGCAATGGCTGTAGCACAAGAACAAGAAATGAAAGCTCGCGTAGAAGAAATGCGTGCGAAAGTTGTTGAAGCAGAGGCTGAAGTACCAATGGCACTTTCAGAGGCGCTCCGTCAAGGTCATATGGGTGTTATGGATTATATGAATTATCAGAATGTCATGGCTGATACCGACATGAGAGACTCGATTAGTAAGGCATCAGACGGTACTGGCAATCAATACCCTGACAATGATCCGCGTAATCGTAACAACAAATAA
- a CDS encoding NfeD family protein — translation MGKWLRVAFLAYLAAFLLLPFQVFANQSEQTVFVIPVEQTVERGLEAFLERSFDEAKEANADHIILDIDTPGGAVDAAGHIASIINRAEIPVTAYINSEAISAGAYIALNADHIVMVPNGQIGSAGVIDGGGNAANEKVQSLWISRMKTAASENGPDGGRDPAYAEAMANAEADVDGFPSGYLTLNAEQAMEVGYADSIESNLDGVLEYLGYNPSTVDIVNSEVSIAEHIARFVTNPIVIPILLSVGSLGLILELYSPGFGIPGIMGISSLLLFFFGHMVAGFAGWESLILVVIGGILVGIEIFAPGFGIFGILGIGLIITGLFMASFSTTVMVFSVAIALFVSIAAAIILFVFFGDRGPWKRLVLKAQTTSEEGYVSNETKSDLIGQTGKALSVLRPSGVALIDDKRLDVVSEGGYIEQGSLLKVVYTSGSRIVVRELEQTDLN, via the coding sequence GTGGGAAAGTGGTTGAGGGTAGCATTTCTAGCATATTTGGCTGCATTTTTGTTGTTGCCATTTCAAGTCTTTGCTAACCAGTCAGAGCAAACTGTTTTTGTGATACCAGTGGAACAAACTGTTGAACGGGGACTAGAAGCTTTTCTGGAGCGCTCGTTTGATGAAGCGAAAGAAGCAAATGCAGATCATATTATTTTAGACATCGATACACCAGGAGGTGCCGTTGATGCCGCGGGTCATATCGCTAGTATTATTAATCGAGCAGAAATCCCTGTAACTGCTTACATCAATAGTGAGGCCATTTCTGCTGGAGCTTATATCGCCTTAAATGCAGATCATATTGTTATGGTGCCTAATGGACAAATTGGTTCCGCGGGTGTGATTGATGGTGGGGGCAATGCCGCGAATGAAAAAGTTCAGTCTTTATGGATTAGTCGGATGAAGACAGCTGCTTCAGAAAATGGACCTGATGGCGGAAGAGATCCAGCATACGCTGAAGCCATGGCGAATGCAGAGGCCGATGTAGATGGATTCCCATCCGGTTATTTAACACTTAATGCAGAACAAGCGATGGAAGTTGGGTATGCAGACTCAATTGAATCGAATTTAGATGGAGTCCTTGAATATCTTGGTTATAATCCGTCTACCGTTGACATTGTTAACTCCGAAGTAAGTATCGCTGAACATATTGCTCGTTTTGTAACAAATCCGATTGTTATTCCAATTTTGCTGTCAGTAGGAAGCCTTGGGCTTATTTTAGAACTATATTCACCGGGATTTGGAATACCGGGAATAATGGGAATAAGTTCACTGTTGCTTTTCTTTTTTGGACATATGGTTGCTGGTTTTGCTGGTTGGGAATCACTTATTTTAGTTGTTATAGGTGGTATTTTAGTTGGAATAGAAATTTTCGCCCCTGGCTTTGGTATATTTGGGATTCTTGGAATAGGGCTTATTATTACAGGTTTATTTATGGCTTCTTTTTCAACGACGGTAATGGTGTTTTCTGTAGCGATTGCCTTGTTTGTATCAATTGCTGCAGCAATCATACTTTTTGTCTTTTTTGGTGATCGTGGTCCGTGGAAAAGGCTTGTTCTTAAAGCGCAGACGACATCAGAAGAAGGTTATGTGTCTAATGAAACAAAAAGTGATTTAATTGGGCAAACAGGAAAGGCTTTAAGTGTCCTTAGGCCATCCGGAGTTGCTCTAATTGATGACAAGCGCCTTGACGTTGTTTCTGAAGGAGGCTATATTGAACAAGGGAGTTTGCTTAAGGTTGTCTATACTTCAGGTTCACGAATCGTTGTGAGGGAGCTTGAGCAAACTGATTTAAATTAA
- a CDS encoding Na/Pi symporter → MGKELFSLLAVFITLFLFGIYILRAGLLQTGIDRVKITLLKMTSSPLKGLIAGMIFTALFQSSSVVTVLLVGLVATGLLHFKHTIGVILGANIGSCFTLELIAFEMTNLAIPLLVIGLLFLIIPKQLWYALGCVSFGIGCIFLAMDGLASLTEPLSSFSITHEFFQWTNSSHFAGITVGAIMTTIVQSSTATIGMAMSFIKSQGLTMESGVAIMLGANIGTCLTAYIASIGAGASARLVAHAHIWLNLLGALLFYPLIAFLAHFSSLLADTTSLQLAHASTIYNIVCSLLVLPFAYAFARFVERIAFFRSLN, encoded by the coding sequence ATGGGTAAAGAACTTTTTTCATTACTCGCTGTTTTCATTACTTTATTCTTATTCGGCATTTATATATTGCGTGCCGGTCTACTTCAAACAGGAATAGATCGTGTAAAGATCACATTACTTAAAATGACCAGTTCTCCATTGAAAGGATTAATAGCAGGTATGATATTCACAGCCCTTTTTCAGAGTAGTTCTGTTGTTACCGTCCTGCTAGTTGGCCTTGTTGCAACCGGACTTCTGCACTTTAAACATACAATTGGCGTTATTTTAGGTGCTAATATTGGTTCATGCTTTACATTAGAGCTCATTGCTTTTGAAATGACAAACTTAGCTATTCCACTACTTGTTATCGGCTTGCTCTTTCTAATTATTCCGAAACAATTATGGTACGCATTAGGTTGCGTATCTTTTGGAATCGGCTGCATCTTTTTGGCAATGGATGGGTTAGCCTCCCTCACCGAGCCACTTAGTTCATTTTCTATCACTCACGAATTTTTTCAATGGACAAATTCAAGCCATTTTGCCGGAATTACAGTTGGTGCAATCATGACAACAATTGTTCAATCAAGTACAGCAACCATTGGTATGGCTATGAGCTTTATAAAAAGCCAAGGACTTACAATGGAATCTGGTGTAGCAATTATGCTTGGAGCAAATATCGGAACCTGTTTAACAGCATACATTGCAAGTATCGGTGCAGGAGCGAGTGCGCGCCTTGTAGCACACGCCCATATTTGGCTCAATCTCCTTGGAGCCTTGCTTTTTTACCCACTTATTGCTTTTTTAGCACATTTCTCATCGTTATTAGCTGATACAACAAGTTTACAACTTGCTCACGCGAGTACGATATATAATATTGTTTGTTCGTTACTCGTGCTACCTTTCGCTTATGCATTTGCGCGCTTTGTTGAACGAATAGCCTTTTTTCGTTCATTAAACTAA